GCAAGTGAAAGAACCAAACTCCAACGCTCAGGTCCTAACAGAAGCAGAATTTCAATGTACTGTTTGggggcagcctcctcccctcttacGTGGCCTTGGGGGACCCCAAGAAAAGtcttctttgttctccttccctcAGAGAGAGGAGCTGGCCCCGTGTGCCAGGGTCCCCACCGTGTTCCCAGTGCTGAGGAAGAGCCACACGCAGGGGCCTGGTGTCAGGAGTGTGGTCGGCcactgctcctgggctcccagccagggGCCTGGTGGCTGCATGGAAAAGCTGAATTGCTTTTGGGGGAAGGAGTGCTCACTGCCCACACCGCTCACCATTCCCCTCTGCACTCTGCAATCCAGGCTCTGTGTCCAGCTTACGTCGATCACCAGCACTCCACATGTTCCTGCCATGGGAGGGATCATTGAGCATCACCCCattgcacagaggaggagagcgAGGCCCAGTGAGGGGAGCTAAATGGCTCCAGTCCCAGAACTGGTcagcagagaagctggaaagcCAGCCCTCCAGAGCCCCTGCTAGACCAGTCAGAGACTCCCTGAGTTGAAAGCAAGCCCTCCCTGCCTGACAAGCCACGCACTGGCCCCTGACCTTCATGATGGCCTGTTCTTGACCGTGAAGGTGAGCTGGCCGACTAGGAGGGGGAGTCCAGCTGGTGAGACAGGCTGTAGCTACAGGACAAAGTGACACGTCTGAGCTAGCAGGAGCCACACTCTGGTCTCCCTCCCGGAGCCTGCCTGGGAGCTGGAATCTGGGTGCCCTAGGGGCCAGCACACAACAGGGTCTGCACTGACCAGGGATCCATGGCCCCCAGGGAGAgtccactctgccctctccccgcaCCTGCCTGGCCTCACCTCTCCTCACTGTGGGGCTGCAGGACCCGGAACCAGGCCCCATAGGGATGGCTCGGTTCCAGCTTGTAATGATTTTGCAGCTCCCGGAGCCCCTGGATTTcctggggtcagagggaggactggctgtggaccaggactgggctggggaggatgcagggccttgtggagagtgaaggatggggcaggggccgAGTCCTGGGGCCACTGCGCATGTCTAAAAAGGGCTGAAATCCCTGAATGCCCATGGGGTCCCTCATTACAGTAACGACCCCCTTCACACTCGGGCATCCTGCTGGTGGGCCCCTCCACCCCGGCCTCCTTCCCGCCCCTCTGACTCCAGCCAGGGCTGCAGCCAGGGACAGGCTGGACCTCTGTCCCGGATCCTGCCAGGAAGacaaggcagaaggaggagaggagaaggggaaggggcagactgatcttctccctgtcctgagtCGGCCTCCACTGATGCCTCCAGGtcctctggcccagccctgcaCTTAGCTGGACCCTGAGAGGGAGTCTGCATTCCAGGCCAGCTGGGTGGGGGGGTATTCAATGACCTGTGCGTCCCCAGATGTCCTACCCACCTGGCCTTGCACCCTAAGGCCTGCCGCCCAGGGTGGGTGTGATTGCGGGGCCCAGTGGACTTTGGGGCCACAGAGCAGTTGGCTGTGGTGAGGGGATGTGGGGGACCGGTCAGGTGCAGAGCCATGGGGCTCATGTACATCCGCTGCAGGGCTGGTTCACCGTACAGGTGCTGCGTGCAGGTCTCCTTTGCACACCTGGCCATGACACACCTGGCTGGCCCTCTcggtggggaggcctgggtgcctgGTGCACCTGTCCCCCACCTACCCCTGGAGGAGCGGCCACGTTCAAGCTTTTCCATGTCCAACCCTCAGGGACAGTTGGGAACCTGGGTCAAGAGAGGCAGGCACTGGCCCAAGACAAATgaggggtgcagagcccaaggagcaGGGCTGCTCTCCAGTCCTAGGCCAGCCCCAACCCTCCCATGAGGGTCGCTTTGGGGGTGAGAGCCCCTCAGATCCTCAGGGATAGCTACCCACCCTGTCCCATGTGGGGACATGACCTTGGCATCCCCAGGCATGTAGAGGCATGCGCACCTGCAAACCCACCCACACGCACCACTCTGACTGCCCAGCTGGGGGTCAGAAGGGGAGGACACCCTGGGAGCGAGGTGGGggacaagggggaaagaagaaagaggttggAGACAGCTGGGCCATGGGGCAGGGCATCAGGACTCCTGGCAAGGACCCAGAtccagagcatggggaggggagacaggccagGCTGATGGTCAGGGGTCCCCAAGGGACCCAGGGGGTTGCCAGGGCACTGGGAAAAGACAGGGTCTGGGTTCCGGTGTCCACCACCATCCTGCGCACTCGGAGTAGGAAGAGATACCCACCCCCAAGTCCAGAGGGCTATAGCACAaaaggcctcagcttcctctgctgTCACTTGGGCTGCAGAGATGCAGTGTCCCAAGGGTCCCACAGGCTTGTAGAAGAGCCTGTTGGCCTTGGATCTCCATCCCCGACCCCCTGTGATCCCAGTCTGGGGAAAATGCTTTGTACTCCCTCGAGGTCCTTCTCAGCAGAGGACAGACTCGGGGCTTGGGGGGCTGAGGACCTGGCTACGCAGAACAGGGCAGAGCACTGGGCCACCAGTCTGGAGACCAAGGTCAGGGCCCTCCTTGTTGCAGCCTCAGGGTCCCCATGTGGAAGAGGATCCAGAATCACTGCTCTGGTCAGGGTGAGGAGGCCTTAGGAAGGACTGGAGCACCGGGACCGGAGAGGGAAACAGGGACAAGGGAGGCTTCTGAGGTTTCTCACATCGCCCATGGAACCCACAGATCCTGCTCCTgtgagagacacagacacagagacagagaacgaACACAGGACAGAGGGAACCAGGAGAAGTCACAGACTCCACCAGCTTGGAAATGACATCCCGGCATTTTGTGCCATTCCATTCCTGAGAGCGCCGTCACAGGCCAtccaccctggaggggaggggattccaCAGGGATGTGTGACCAGGATTCAGGGGTATTAGGGGCCACTGTGGGGACTGCCCAGCACACGGGCACAGACGAGGCCCTGGGACCTGAGCCTAACCCTAATGGGAGCCCCTGGAAGTCTGCGTCACCAGGGGACAAGGTCAGAATCAGTTCATTCCTACCTTCCCACgggggctgggacacaggcaggaggggggtggCTTTGCCTGGACGCCAGAGCAGACCCAAGCCCCTCTGAGCTGTGTTCCATGCCAAGCCCAGCTCCTTGGCTCATCCTTGCATTGCCAAGTATGCCCCAGCCTCCTGTGATAGCAGGTATGGAACACGTGTAAGGTCCTACCCCTGATGGCGTCCCTAGAAGTAGAAGCCAGAATTCCCCGATGtgcagatggggagcctggggaggccctgagaggcaCGGGGTCTGTCCAGGTTCATAGCTCTGGGCCCGCACAGGAACCAGgtctgaacccagctctgtgcCATCACAGCAGAGACACCAGCTGCACCCAGGCCTCCCgggggctgtgggtgggctgtgAGGGTGTCACTGTGTGGATGCggcatgggggggagggtgagcattgagcagcgggggagggggcccctcGGGGGGCTCTTGTGTGAGGAGGAAGTTGGGTAAGGGGACCCCAGGCAGTGGTGACCTCACTTCCCTGACAACAGAGCCCAACAGAATTTGGAACCCCGGTAACCAGGCACCCACATTCCAcagacagccccctgcccagctcatttCATTGGAGATCTTAATGGCAAAATGTTCACGTGTTGCCTGCCAAGGTCCCGAGGCTGCAGGTGGAAGAAGGCGCGCCTTGAGGACGCTGTCCCCCGCTGGGGATTTCATGTCAGGACTCCCCACCGCCTCTGGCCATTTGGTCGGAAGGACAGAAAGGTGACAGCAGGAGGCCCAGAGCCGGCCACCCAGCCCCACTTGCTCTGATGACCTGTGTagccccaggtgccctccctgtgtgtgtgtgtgtgtgagtgtgcacatgtgtgtgcatgtgtatgtgagtgtgtgtgtaaagaggggtcatgggggtggggactgggcaggaggacagtGCGGATGGCCGGGCAGGGCTGTGATGCCTTGGGGCCGGCTACCGgtccctgtctttgcagaagGCCACGGAGGACACGGAGAGGCAGCTGGCGGACGTGCCCTCCTCCCTGACAGAGGGGGTGACCCCAAAGGCATCCCAagaaacaggtgctggggattgcCAGGCAAGACCTCCGACACCACGCGGACCACCGTCCCAGGTGGTCGTCCACTGGACAGTGGTCCAGGAGCCGGAGCCCATGGAGGCCGAGGCCGAGGGTGagaagggtggggctgggtgtttgtggtgtgtggggACGGGTCGGTGCGGCCCCACAAGGGAGGAGCtcccagaggctggtgtggggccaggagcaaCGACTGGGCACAGAGCACACAGCGGGTGGACTGCAGTTGGGGAGACGTCCCCGTGAAGGTTCCTTCCCGGctgtggcttctctgggaggccctgggctgggctctgtctctgcaaagGCCCATGGAGAGTAAGCACAGGGGTGAGCTTTTCTCCTCTCACAGCTGCTCCACCACCTGAGGAGCTAGAGCCCGAtctggagggagggctggtgcCTGCAGTGACTTCAGGAGGAGACCAGGAGCCAGCAGGTGACCCGGCACCTGCCCACGGAGAGCCTGGCGCTGTCCAGGAAGAACTggcacctgctcctgccccagcccctgcccctgcccctgctgcagttcctgccactcccccttcccccaccccagcccctgcccccgcctCGCACCCAGATCCTgaccctgctcctgccccttcccttacccctgcctctgcccctgcctgtgctcttgtTCCTGCCCCTGTCTGCGCTCttgttcctgcccctgcccctgcccctgctcctgctcctgtcCCTGCCAGAGCCACTGTCCCTGACCCAGATCCTACCCTTGCTCCAGCCCCTGTCCATACTCCTGCCAGAGCCgctgccccttctcctgcccctgccaggggtccccttcctgcccctgacCCAGATCCTGCACCTGCCACTACTGctgaccctgtccctccccttgcctctgcccctgcccctgctcttacctctgtccctgcccctgtccctgcccctatcctgagccctgcccctactcctgctcctgcagggctcccacagccacatccagagcccacagccctgcagggagagctCCTTGTACAATCACCCTTAGTTCCATCCCCGGAACCCGAGACCCCGCCCGATtgtttcatcccctccccctgtgttctttctctctggtacatattaactgttattttatccttccatgtcctatatactgtttattatttgttttaaataaaattacttgttttcaattGAACACGTCTTGAGCATTAAGTACATGCCCAACGCTGTGCCACCACACCCCAGAACATTGCCGCAGAATATCTCATTCCCCAAAGGAGTCCCCGAACCAGAAGCCCTCCCTGCCCATTTCTCCTGCAGCCCAGACCCCGGTGACCCctaagctgctttctctctctgttcctttacctattcctgatgtttctgtaagtggaatcacacaataggGGCCTTTGTGTCTGCCCCCCTATTTTCAAAGGGGACTcgttttcttctgtgtttatttgtcATAAAATTTCCCTTATTTGATATTGAAATCCCCGATGGATGACACATCAGATGGAATCATAGAGGCCACTTTAGGAATTATGGGCACAATCTCGGGGCTGAGACCCCTGGTCCTGCTGGGACACCACAGCCTGAACCCAGACAggacagggctggttcctcctgagacccacacagaaaccagggaaatgcagaaagctggaagacacaCCACAAAGGGCAAAAGCATTGCTCACAACCCAAGGCCAAAGAAAGGGTTCACCTGACTCTGGTCCAAACCACGCTCCAAGTCACTGGGTTCCACAGGGACAGAGACCAAACACATGCAAGTCCAAGGCGGAAGGATAGGCACGCAGGGAATATGTGTCAGAGATGCGGGAGCTCCTGGGGAAGGACTCCGGCAAAGGAAACCCTATGGAGGCAGCGCTGGTCACCCTCAGACTGGCAGGtgtctggtctggggaccagcagccctggggagaacATGAGGAAGTAGAGGTCCCCTGGAGAGAAGGGTGacaggcacccctgtctgggaGAACAGTGAGCAGCACCCACCCAGGCCACAGGTGCACCCATCCTCAGCCTCGGACTCAGCCCCGGAAACTCTGGCTCGGTTTTTCACACGCCTATTGTCAGGAGTGTTCATCACAGCGgtgctggagagagcagggaatggaACAGCACTAATGCCCAAGGAGATGGATGGGATCCACGGTCCCAGTTCTCATGATAGAATGCCCTGCAGCTACTGTCCCGGTGTCATCCGGGGCACAGGATCCGGGAAGCCCCTCCTGAGacccacccctcctgccaccctgcccctgggAACATTGGGAATTgtttgaggaggagggggagaggatccAGGATGACAGCGGGTCCAAGCAGAAGGAAGGTCAGCACTGGGAGGACAGATGGACGTGCCCTGAGCCACCATCCAGGGCCCAGGCTGTGATGCCCTCGGACTTCACCCCAACTAAGGACTCCTGATTTATGGACCCAGCTTCTGTGGTTttactccctccctcattcattctctccctcattcattccccacctccaaccctcccctccctccccctccctccctccctccttcctccctcattcaGCAGAGGATCTGGGGTCCCTGCTGTGTACTGAGCACTGGGGCTTCATCAGTGAGCACCCCCCAACCCACATGGTCACGTCCACTGTGGGAGGTGACGGGGGCAGTCCTCAGGGCTAGCactggtgatgagcaccaggaaTCTGCTCCTGAAAACACCGGCCAGTTGCACAAAGAATGGAGAGACCCATGCTTAGCACTTCCTCTAGAAAAATCTAGTCCTGAAAAGTGATGAAAAGTAAGTATATCCTAGACTTCATGCGATGTGAGTTCTAATGGCAGGTACCTACTGATTCCTAGAACCAACAAAGAGTAAATCATCCAGTGTCGACTGGGGTGTTGTGACCCAACTTTTCTGACCAAATGACACGTTTCAGCCAACATCTCCAGGGCCTCTGAGTTTTCCCAAGGGTCTCTGCGATTCTCTGATCCTTCCATCAACCTCCTTGGGAAGCTCTATCCTGTCGtcttccttgtctcctgcctcttctgggaCCCTTCCGTGGCCTCCCCACCAGGGCCACCCCCACCAGGACTCCCTGTGCCCTCTGGCCTGACACCCACTTCCCATGCTGGGTCCCGTGAGCCCGGTGCTTTTTGCAAGgactgtgtgctccctctggggTCACTTGGCATCTCTCTTGCAGTGGCCTGCATCTTCCTGTGCTGGGTCTCCTCTGAGCAGTCTGTGAGGCCGGACTGTACCCATGTCACGGGCATGGAAGCGAGAGTCCAGAAGGTCCAGACGACCTGCTCCCAGTCCCAGCGTGTGGAGCCTGGGTCAAGGATGGTCCGCGAGCAGAGGAAGACTTGGGCCCAGGGAGACTGAGGGAGGATGTGGCACAGTGAGCCTGCAGGAGGAGAGTGAGCACTATGTGGGCCTGGTGCTCTGACCTGCTGGGAGACCGCATCTCACCCAcagcagctctgtccccagggctggagggtgtCAGGGTAGCCACCCTCCGAGGCTCTAGGCTGACAGTGactggcaggagaggaggtgcACCTGATGCAGGAGAGAaccctcaggcagagaggagggggcaggtgctcccccagcagctggaggaactCGGGGTAGCCACCCTCCCAGGGTGCAGGATGGCAGTGGCcggcaggggaggaggcacctggtgcaggagagagccctcaggcagagaggaggggataggctctcccccagcagcaggtgcaCTGGGGCAGGCTGAGGGGGCATCCGTGGACAGCAGTGCCTGCAGCTGGGGTCTCCACACagaccccctcctcaggctcagcACAAGCTTGTCTGGATGGCCTTTGTCCCCCAAATACAAAGTCTGGCCCAGGACCCTCCTCAAGCCCTGACTCCCAATCCTTTGACCTCAGCTCAAGTGACAAGAAATGGCCAATAGTTTAGGTGGGGTTGGGTGCACAGGGACATTTGCTTTTCTGGCCCATGCTGTAACATTGCtggcattttaaagatctcaGGGCTTTGATTCAAAAACGGTAGGATGCCGGGGACCCCAGTCGGCTTTCTGGaaacctgcctctgggccttgcagCCCTCCCATCCC
The sequence above is a segment of the Zalophus californianus isolate mZalCal1 chromosome 2, mZalCal1.pri.v2, whole genome shotgun sequence genome. Coding sequences within it:
- the LOC118356710 gene encoding skin secretory protein xP2-like; the protein is MFTCCLPRSRGCRWKKARLEDAVPRWGFHVRTPHRLWPFGRKDRKKATEDTERQLADVPSSLTEGVTPKASQETGAGDCQARPPTPRGPPSQVVVHWTVVQEPEPMEAEAEAAPPPEELEPDLEGGLVPAVTSGGDQEPAGDPAPAHGEPGAVQEELAPAPAPAPAPAPAAVPATPPSPTPAPAPASSCTCHYC